From Glycine soja cultivar W05 chromosome 4, ASM419377v2, whole genome shotgun sequence, the proteins below share one genomic window:
- the LOC114410157 gene encoding peroxidase P7-like: MASFCSRLTICLALFVLIWGSANAQLSTNFYYHSCPNLFSSVKSTVQSAISKETRMGASLLRLFFHDCFVNGCDGSILLDDTSSFTGEKNANPNRNSARGFEVIDNIKSAVEKVCPGVVSCADILAIAARDSVQILGGPTWNVKLGRRDARTASQSAANNGIPAPTSNLNQLISRFSALGLSTKDLVALSGGHTIGQARCTNFRARIYNETNIETAFARTRQQSCPRTSGSGDNNLAPLDLQTPTSFDNYYFKNLVQKKGLLHSDQQLFNGGSTDSIVRGYSTNPGTFSSDFAAAMIKMGDISPLTGSNGEIRKNCRRIN; encoded by the exons ATGGCTTCGTTTTGTTCTAGATTGACAATTTGTTTGGCTCTGTTTGTCCTCATATGGGGGAGTGCCAATGCACAACTTTCTACAAACTTTTACTACCATTCATGTCCAAACCTCTTCTCCTCTGTGAAATCCACAGTGCAATCTGCCATATCTAAGGAGACCCGCATGGGTGCTTCTCTCCTTCGCTTGTTCTTCCACGATTGCTTTGTCAAT GGATGTGATGGTTCAATTCTATTGGATGACACATCAAGCTTCACCGGAGAGAAGAACGCAAACCCCAACAGGAACTCTGCTCGTGGATTCGAGGTTATTGACAACATTAAATCAGCCGTGGAGAAAGTGTGTCCAGGAGTTGTTTCCTGCGCAGATATCCTTGCCATCGCTGCCAGAGACTCTGTTCAGATT CTTGGAGGCCCTACATGGAATGTTAAACTTGGAAGAAGAGACGCTAGAACTGCTAGCCAATCTGCTGCTAACAATGGCATCCCTGCACCCACTTCAAACCTTAACCAACTCATCTCAAGATTTAGCGCTCTTGGACTTTCCACCAAGGACTTGGTCGCCTTGTCCG GTGGTCACACAATTGGACAAGCAAGGTGCACAAACTTCAGAGCCCGCATCTACAACGAGACCAACATAGAAACCGCATTTGCAAGGACTAGGCAGCAAAGCTGCCCTAGAACATCAGGGTCAGGGGACAACAATCTGGCACCACTTGATCTTCAAACTCCAACCAGCTTTGACAACTACTACTTCAAGAACCTCGTTCAGAAGAAGGGTCTCCTCCACTCTGATCAGCAACTGTTCAACGGTGGGTCCACCGACTCCATTGTGCGTGGCTACAGCACCAACCCGGGCACCTTCTCCTCTGATTTCGCCGCCGCCATGATCAAGATGGGAGACATTAGTCCTCTCACCGGCTCCAATGGAGAAATCAGGAAGAATTGTAGAAGGATTAACTAA